Proteins from a genomic interval of Oncorhynchus kisutch isolate 150728-3 linkage group LG28, Okis_V2, whole genome shotgun sequence:
- the LOC109883611 gene encoding cationic amino acid transporter 3 yields the protein MVDKMASFGRILLRRRVLDCSDEGSRFARCLSTLDLVALGVGSTLGAGVYVLAGEVAREKAGPAIVLCFLIAALSSMLAGLCYAEFGARVPKTGSAYLYSYVTVGEIWAFITGWNLILSYVLGTASVARAWSSNFDSLVEQRISDFFRSSMAMSAPGGVLAEYPDLFALILVLLLTGLLAFGVSESALVNKIFTGVNLVVLGFVIISGFVKGDTVNWNLTLEDFNNASNTNVSSLSKEVVDKTFGTGGFAPFGLRGILSGAATCFYAFVGFDCIATTSEEAKNPTRSIPVGIVASLLICFFAYFGVSAALTLMMPYYLLDTKSPLPKAFIHVGWPAAHYIVAVGSLCALSTSLLGSMFPMPRVIYAMAEDGLLFRGLSRMNTRTKTPLMATIVSGCVASLMAFLFDLAALVDLMSIGTLLAYSLVAICVLILRYQPGTLSSSSQSEKLVELVGGEKVAVSGRDSGDEDGLDLEDRPLREKFTPRRLLFPSGNLPTKISGNIVYATTAIISVLITVLCVVLAGKLDELIEVQPVWVTVCVVLALLCALCVVIIWRQPESKEALTFKVPLLPWLPLFSVFVNIYLMMQLDLATWCRFAVWMGIGFAIYFCYGIWHSSEAVNSTPRKYEPALQTKKKPIYLGRDESEAEGMSP from the exons ATGGTAGACAAGATGGCCTCCTTTGGCCGGATCTTGTTGCGACGCAGGGTACTGGACTGCTCCGATGAGGGAAGCCGATTCGCCCGTTGCCTCTCCACACTGGACCTGGTGGCCCTGGGGGTGGGCTCTACGCTAGGGGCAGGGGTGTACGTCCTAGCTGGTGAGGTAGCCAGGGAGAAGGCTGGTCCTGCCATCGTGCTCTGCTTCCTCATCGCTGCGCTCTCCTCCATGCTGGCCGGACTCTGTTACGCAGAGTTTGGCGCCCGCGTACCCAAGACTGGTTCGGCGTACCTGTACAGCTACGTGACGGTTGGCGAGATCTGGGCTTTTATCACGGGGTGGAACCTCATCCTCTCCTATGTCCTCG GTACAGCCAGTGTGGCCCGAGCCTGGAGCTCTAATTTCGATAGCCTGGTGGAGCAGAGGATATCAGACTTCTTCAGGTCGTCCATGGCCATGAGCGCCCCGGGGGGGGTGCTGGCTGAATACCCAGACCTGTTTGCGCTCATCCTCGTGCTCTTATTAACCG GGCTGCTGGCGTTTGGCGTGAGTGAGTCGGCTCTGGTGAATAAGATCTTCACAGGGGTCAACCTGGTGGTGCTGGGCTTCGTCATCATCTCAGGCTTTGTGAAGGGAGACACAGTTAACTGGAACCTTACTTTGGAGGACTTTAACAACGCCAGTAATACCAACGTGTCCAGCTTATCCAAAGA GGTTGTGGATAAGACGTTTGGCACTGGTGGTTTTGCTCCTTTTGGCCTCCGTGGCATTCTGTCTGGTGCTGCCACGTGTTTCTATGCCTTTGTGGGGTTTGACTGCATCGCCACTACAA gcgaAGAGGCTAAGAACCCAACTCGTTCCATCCCTGTGGGCATCGTGGCCTCTCTGCTCATCTGTTTCTTCGCCTACTTCGGGGTGTCTGCGGCCCTCACACTCATGATGCCCTACTACCTGCTGGACACCAAGAGCCCCCTGCCAAAGGCCTTCATCCACGTAGGCTGGCCTGCTGCTCACTACATCGTGGCTGTGGGCTCCCTCTGTGCTCTCTCCACCAG CCTGCTTGGGTCCATGTTCCCCATGCCGAGGGTTATCTACGCCATGGCAGAGGATGGGCTCCTGTTCCGTGGCCTGTCCCGCATGAACACGCGTACCAAGACGCCCCTGATGGCCACCATCGTCTCTGGCTGTGTGGCAT CTCTGATGGCCTTCCTATTTGACCTGGCTGCCCTGGTTGACCTCATGTCCATAGGGACACTGCTGGCCTACTCACTAGTGGCCATCTGTGTGCTCATCCTCAG gtacCAGCCGGGCACCCTGAGCTCGTCCAGTCAGAGTGAGAAGCTGGTGGAGCTGGTGGGAGGGGAGAAGGTGGCCGTGTCCGGGCGAGACAGCGGTGACGAGGACGGCCTGGATCTGGAGGACCGACCCCTCCGGGAGAAGTTCACCCCCCGCCGCCTCCTCTTCCCCAGCGGGAATCTACCCACTAAGATCTCTGGGAACATCGTCTATGCCACCACAGCCATTATCT CGGTGCTCATCACTGTGCTGTGTGTGGTTTTGGCGGGGAAGCTGGATGAGTTGATCGAGGTTCAACCTGTGTGGGTCACGGTGTGTGTAGTACTGGCCTTGCTCTGTGCCCTTTGTGTCGTCATCATCTGGAGGCAACCCGAGAGCAAGGAAGCTCTCACCTTCAAG GTGCCCTTGTTGCCTTGGCTGCCTCTCTTCAGTGTCTTTGTCAACATCTACCTCATGATGCAGCTGGACCTGGCTACGTGGTGCCGCTTTGCTGTTTGGATGGGCATTG gaTTTGCAATCTACTTCTGCTACGGGATCTGGCACAGCAGCGAGGCAGTCAACAGCACCCCCCGGAAATACGAGCCTGCCCTCCAGACCAAGAAGAAGCCCATCTACCTGGGGAGAGACGAGAGTGAGGCAGAGGGGATGAGCCCCTGA
- the LOC109883612 gene encoding sorting nexin-12-like isoform X2, with the protein MSDPTVADTRRLNSKPQDLTDAYGPPSNFLEMDVYDPQTVGVGRNRFTTYEVRMRTNLPIFKLKDSTVRRRYSDFEWLKNELERDSKIVVPPLPGKALKRQLPFRGDEGIFEDAFIEERRVGLEQFINRIAGHPLAQNERCLHMFLQDESIDRNYVPGK; encoded by the exons ATGTCAGATCCCACGGTGGCTGATACTCGCCGGTTAAATTCAAAACCTCAGGACCTGACGGATGCTTATGGTCCCCCCAGCAATTTTCTTGAAATGGATGTTTATGACCCCCAAACTGTTGGGGTCGGACGGAACCGTTTCACAACGTACGAAGTCCGTATGCGG ACAAACCTGCCGATTTTTAAGTTGAAGGATTCTACTGTGCGAAGAAGATACAGTGACTTTGAGTGGCTGAAGAATGAGTTGGAGCGAGACAGTAAG ATTGTAGTGCCTCCCTTGCCTGGGAAGGCACTGAAGAGACAGCTACCTTTCCGTGGGGATGAAGGCATTTTTGAAGATGCTTTCATTGAAGAGCGGCGTGTGGGTCTTGAGCAGTTCATCAACAG aATTGCAGGTCACCCTCTGGCTCAAAACGAGCGCTGTCTTCACATGTTTTTGCAGGACGAGAGCATCGACCGCAACTACGTTCCCGGAAAG TAA
- the LOC109883612 gene encoding sorting nexin-12-like isoform X1, whose protein sequence is MSDPTVADTRRLNSKPQDLTDAYGPPSNFLEMDVYDPQTVGVGRNRFTTYEVRMRTNLPIFKLKDSTVRRRYSDFEWLKNELERDSKIVVPPLPGKALKRQLPFRGDEGIFEDAFIEERRVGLEQFINRIAGHPLAQNERCLHMFLQDESIDRNYVPGKV, encoded by the exons ATGTCAGATCCCACGGTGGCTGATACTCGCCGGTTAAATTCAAAACCTCAGGACCTGACGGATGCTTATGGTCCCCCCAGCAATTTTCTTGAAATGGATGTTTATGACCCCCAAACTGTTGGGGTCGGACGGAACCGTTTCACAACGTACGAAGTCCGTATGCGG ACAAACCTGCCGATTTTTAAGTTGAAGGATTCTACTGTGCGAAGAAGATACAGTGACTTTGAGTGGCTGAAGAATGAGTTGGAGCGAGACAGTAAG ATTGTAGTGCCTCCCTTGCCTGGGAAGGCACTGAAGAGACAGCTACCTTTCCGTGGGGATGAAGGCATTTTTGAAGATGCTTTCATTGAAGAGCGGCGTGTGGGTCTTGAGCAGTTCATCAACAG aATTGCAGGTCACCCTCTGGCTCAAAACGAGCGCTGTCTTCACATGTTTTTGCAGGACGAGAGCATCGACCGCAACTACGTTCCCGGAAAG GTATGA